In the Balaenoptera musculus isolate JJ_BM4_2016_0621 chromosome 2, mBalMus1.pri.v3, whole genome shotgun sequence genome, ATTGcttactgaattattttatttatacataaagaaaaaagataagtatataattttaaatacatatgtaaatgatcatatatttgcttttttgttgaatttttttctttttgcccttttTGTCCCCCATGCCctctttttcccccttcactCGTTTCAGCAACACTTCACAATAATGAATGTTAACAGCTTAATATGCACTTCCTATATTTTCTCCAggcttatataatatatacctatatatacatttatatacacaaacatatatgtatgtatatatgtacacatatacaacaTATGGAAATTATTTGTCATGTTTTAACAAAACCAGATCCTGTGTTCAGCACATGGAAATTCCTCCAAGTGCATTAGCAGAGCAAATACTACATGGAGTGAAGTCACTGTAattatttactgattttcttATGGGTGAGTGTTCACTTGGTTCTGGGTGTTGGCACTAAATATGGTTATGTAAAATATCCTTATACATGTGCCATTACACAGGTGCTTTCATTTCTGGGGATCAGGATTTATGAGTTAAAGGGTATATGAAATTTTAGTTTCAATAGTTGTTGGCAGattgcttttcacatttaatttcaCATACCTAGCTACAATATACGAAATTACTTTCTTATCCACACCGCTACCCAATAGATACCATGACTCATTTAAATTTTGCCAGTCAGGTGGCTATAAACTGAAATCTCTTTTGTTACTTTAACTTGCTTTTCCCTAACGACTAGTGAATCTTTTACTATGCTCGTGGACATTTGGGTTTGTATTATTATTTGCAATTTATCTTCATAGCCTCAgtcaaatttttataaattacttgTCTTTTGCTATATCAGCTCCCTGTTAtctagtttataaatattttccaaatttatcattttcttattaaCTCTGTTAAAAGTTTGGATTTTTATATAGCCAaatatgtttatttctcctttcatagCATTTGATTTTCTGGTCTATTTAACAAGCTCTTCTCTCAGACAAGATTATGTCTtgaagtttcttgtatttttctcctcatttttcacACTTTATGTCACTTacatatttggaatttatttacagttgacccttgaacaacacaggtttgaaccatGTGAGGCCAAGTGgctttttttcagtaaatatgtaccACACTAGtaatccacggttggttgaatctacaGAGGCAGAACTGCGGATATAAAAGGGAGACTgcaaagttatatgtggattttcaacaGTGCTTGGGTTggcgcccctaacccctgcattgttggAGGGTTAACTGTATATATATGGTGTATTTGTCTTCTATTCCATCAATGACAAAAGTCTTTAGTATAttctagtaaattttttttactagaaTCTCTGTATTTGTTAATATATTTGCATCCTCCAAGATGCTTTTACTATAGTCAACTCTAAACTATGTATATTTTCACAGTAACATCTTTTTATTATCAGATTTTAATGAAATGATATTAGTATTTTGCAACACAAAAATGAGtaggtttttttttgaaaattaaatttatttctatcttACCAGATCTTAGAGTAAAACAATACTTTCAAAGATCAACCCAAAGAATTTATAGAGTGTCTTCAGGAAAAATGGCATAATTGGAAGCACCAGGAATCCATCTCTCTACCTTGACAAAAAATTATATTGGTAGAATCTGTCTGaagtaaatattttggaactCTAGAGTCTATTTGAAGGCTTGCTGCATCCAGAGCAAAGCTTGGCTGGTAAATTGCGGTTAGTACCGGTCAGTTACAGCCCTCAGGGTGGTGTTTACCCACCGCCCACCTTCCAGACCTGGGGCAGGCAGCTGTGAGGAAGGAAACCCGAGGTTCTGGTGTGGTTTGCTGTATCCAGGGTGGGAAATAAGGAGCTTGTCTTCCACATATCAGTGTTCTGTGTTCTGATGGTAGGTTGCTGCTCTGATTGAAGAGGTACAAACAAGGCTGCTGCCATTGTTTTTTACCTCACAAGCTGAAGTGGCTTCCCGGGGATCTAAATAAGCCATTTCTGCTTTGGGGGGCATTCAGAAAACACTTGTTTAAAGCATTAGCTTTCTGGAGGGGGTAGTGTCGATTTATGGCCCCTGTAGGCTACTTAGCTGTACAAAACAGATGCCAATGCAGTGATATTACAGAGTAGTTTAGCCAAATTCTCAACAAAGACATATGAAAAAAGTccaggtaacatcatactcaatggtatgatgaaagactgaaagttttccTCCTAAGATCAAGAATGAGATAGGATGCCTATTTTTACCTCAGCTATTCAGCATGATACTGGACATTCTAGCCAGAGccattagacaagaaaaagaaataaaagccatccaaattggaaagaaagcgGTAAACTATCTCTgatcacagatgacatgattcaacatacagaaaaccccaaagagttcacaagaaaactactagagctaataaatccAGCAGAGTTGTAGGGTACAAGATAAATACAGATAAACACACAATCAGTTGTGGTTCTATACATCAACACTGAACAATACTAATAATCCAATTTAAACtaacaaaactaacaaaactaataatccaatttaaaaattgggcaaaggacttcaatagacatttctccaaagaagacatacaaatggccaataggtatataAAAAAATGGTCAGCATCACtggtcatcaggaaaatgcaaactgaaacTACGTGACATGacttcatacctgtcagaatggctattataaaaaaaaaaaacaaaaaaacaacctgacaGATAATAAGtcttggagaggatgtggagaaattggaaagcttgtacactgttagtgggaatgcaaaataatgCAACTACTTTGAATgaatgttcctcaaaaaactgaaaatagatctaccatatgattcaacaatcccacttctgtgtaCTATTCCAatagaattgaaatcaggatcttgaagagatattagttctcctatgttcattgcaggactGTTCACACTGCataagatggctataataaaaaaagataataagcaGTGTtgtgaggttgtggagaaattggaaccctcataaaTTACTGTTaggaatgtaaatggtgcagccaaTTTGGAAGAcatttggcagttcctcagaatgttAAATATGGATTtgctgtatgacccagcaattccactcttaggtatatacccaagagaattaaaagtgcaagtctacacaaaaacttctacatgaatgtttataaaagaattactcataatagccaaaaggtagaaaaagcaaaatgtttatcaactgatgaatatataaataaaatgtggcatatccatacagtgggatgttatttagccataaaatggactgaagtactgatacatgtttcAACATGGACaagccttgaaaatattatgctaagtgaaagaagacagtcagAAAATGCCACATATTGTATGAGAGCATTAATATCagatgtctagaataggcaaatctatagagacagaaagcagttgCCAGGAATtgaagggaaggaggggtggggactTGTTTCTAATGATTGTGGGTttctttggggatgatgaaaatgttctaaagttgtgTAGTGGtaacaactctatgaatatactaaaaaccactgaattgtatactttaaagggGGTGATTTTtgtaagctttttattttatattggagtatagttgattaacaatgttgtgttagttttaggtgtccagcaaagtgattcagttatacatatacgtgtatctattctttttcaaattcttttcccatctaagttgttacataatattgagcagagttccttaaAGGGGGggattttatgatatgtgaattttatctcattaaagctgttaaaaaaaaataacaattgtaTTGAATACtattttcttccctctgcagATTTCTcttaataaagaggaaaattagTGTTTGTTTAGCCAGAAGAGTGAGAGAAGATGAGTCAAatgagacttttttctttaaagatgaaTGATGGATGCTTCATGCCTATGCTGGGATTGGGCACTTCTGCCCCTCCTCAGGTAATCAGAATGGTATTGGAGATGGAGGAGTAGCAGACTTGGGTCCTGATCAGAACCAGTCACTGTGTGAATTTGGGAAATTCAGATGGACCACGCTTTCTTAATGTGTAGTATGCTTCTCTCCAGGTTAGGTTATTTTGTGCATTGtcagtgcttttcaaattttaataggCATGAAAATACCTGAGGatcttgtttaaaatgcagacttTGGGGTTCTGCCCACAAAGGTTCTGATTCATTCGATCTGGGATAAGGCTCAAAAATCCACATTTCTAACGAGCTGgcaagtgattctgatgctatAGCAAGAGATACGGAAGTTCTTCATCTTTCAGCAATTCAGGGGTGGGTCcatcttttccctttattctcaTTTGCTGTCCAGTTGTAGCCATTCCACAGTAGGTTAGAATCAGTGAAACGTAGTTGTCTTGATTACCACGTATCAGAGATGTTGCCGCAAATTTCTTAGTGATGAAGTTTCTCTGTAATTTCTAATGTCCAAGTTGTCCCCATCCACCTCCAATCGTAGAGCATCCAGAGAAATCTCGGGGGCAAAAAGGACCTGGAGAATGAGAGACCAGATTCATCTTAGAGGGAGTTTTGGTGGTCTGAGGTGAAAATAGTCTCTTACAGGTCAGGCTGTGAATACTGTGCTGTGGGGAGAGGCATGTGGCACTTGGAAGTTCTCTCTCTGTTTGGAAGACTGAACTTCATGCTTGATTCCCCAGCAGGAGAGCCACGTGGAGTGTGATGTTGAGGTCTGTAGCAAGGACACTGGCACGGACTGTTGCTTTTACTTTGACTTGGCTCTTTCATCTGTGGACAGTCAGCTCATCCCCCTGGGACTGGTCAATTCATCAGGAGTtgcaaattacaaaaatataccCAAAAGACCTTTTAATTACTGAGTGAAGTAGAGGGGATAATGGAGCTGTGAAAAGGATTGATAACTTCAGAAGTCCAGCCTGGTGGTCCAGCAGAACAGTAGGCAGCTAAGAAGAATAACAAAATTGTGAAGGAGAATATTAGCTAAGGATTAACTTAGTAACCAAAGAAGGAATTaattataagatatttttaagtgacaaaaaagagggttttttttgtttgtttttgttttttacattttagttCTTCCTCAAATGTTGTTTGAAGTGTTTCTCCAAGTTTACAAAGATAaatcacaaatttattctctctgaaGTTACATCTTCATCGCATTGATCATTTTTTTGCACTGGATTTCCGGGTTGAAACCAGTTTAATGATCTCTTACAGAGTGAATTAATTTAGAAAGGTAAATCTATATATTGTGTAaatctatacatgtatatactgtAAGTCCAGAAATAGAGAGTTCATGATGTGATGTGCTGGGACCAGCTCATGAGCTCGAAGATTCAACTGTAAGAGTCTTTTCCCAGCATCGGTTGCGTGAAATTAGCAATGGTGGGAATAGTTCCACCATAGAAACTGGCTAATACTACAAATCAGGACTCCTTCAGAgtcagttgttaaatatttactgcCGATCATAGGTCAACATTAAGCTTTGTCACCGCTAGCTCTTAACCCTTAGAAAAACAATGGGTTCTGCTGACTAGCTCTGCTTATGGAATTGGTCATCTGTTCCTGAATCAAGTAGGTCTTTATCTTTTCATGCTCTTCTAGGTTGCTAAGAGTGAGGTAGAAAAGGCCATCAAGAGAGCAATCGATGTAGGCTACCGCCATATTGATTCAGCTTATATGTaccaaaatgaagaagaaattggCAGGGCCATCCAGATGAAGATTGCAGCTGGCACTGTGAAGAGGAGTGACTTATTCTACACTACGAAGGTGTTGTGTATAGTTGCATATGTATCTGTGGAAGCTCACTCTTAGCTGAATCATTTCTTGgcatatttcttttctcattggtTTAATTCTCATTCACTCTCAGACCTTGAACTATGAGAAGGCTGGTTTGGAACAGCTGGATAGGAATGTGGGTTCTGTGGTCAGACTTCCTATATTTGAATccaggttctgccacttacttacCTTGGACAAACTACTTAAagtctgtgccttagtttcccaaGCTGTAAATGAAGATAACAGTATTTGCCTCACAGGATTTTTATGAGtattacttcaaaaaaaatacatgtaaagctttaaaaatatttaatgtattttaaatgttcaaaaatactagctgttattattatcatatgtTTTCAAACTCAAGGATGGATTTGGCTTTTCCAACTCTGTTATACTCAAGTTTTGATGAAGTGACAATCTTTCTTAGCTGTAGTGTGAGGTAAAGCAACTTAGTCAGAAAGTGTAGGCTTTTGGAAACTACAAtcaaattttggttttttaatattctatatatttgactttgtgaaattttttttttaaatgttgagtttctttaggagtttttgtttaaattcctctacttaaaaaaaaaattgatttatttattatttatggctgcgttgggtcttcatttctgtgtgagggctttctctagttgcggcaagtgggggccactcttcatcgcggtgcgcgggcctctcattattgcggcctctcttgttgcggagcacaggctccagacgcgcaggctcagtaattgtggctcaagggcctagttgctccgcggcatatgggatcttcccagaccagggctcaaacccgtgtcccctgcattggcaggcagattctcaaccactgtgccaccagggaagccctgtgaaatttcttaaccaaaaaaaagtcttttaaccTCTTTAAGTCTTAGTCTTTATATCTCAATCTATTGTGttgtcaatagacatttatttctctttcctatgaggtaggaaaaataatataataccaCGGAACTGATATGAGGATAACATTCATGTTTATAAAAGTATTTCTAATGCAATTTTAAACTTTCAAGCCATTTTTACTAATATAATTTATACCCACTGATATCACATCTGAAACAAACAAAGGAACTTACTATTTAAGTTGGATTGGAAATGGAACACAAGAGGAATTTTCCCCATCGCGTTCATTGAACTGACTACTGctagaaaaaaaagcatttgaatttGAGGTAAAGTAGCCCAAGAGGAGGGAGTTGGTGTCCATGATAGTGAACCCTATACTGGTCTATGAATGGATATTTCTTCCTTCTCGCTCCCGAATGTGAATCTCTCCACACGACTGTGTTTAGATGAGGTATTGCTAGAGCACTACCCTCTTAACTCTCAGCTTTAATCCTCTTTACATGGGATCCGTTTGTTTCCTTACCTTTAGTAATTTTGATGGATTTTCCTTAGATTATTACTTCTTAAAATGAAGTAACTAAAATGCCCTCCCCCCAAAGTTCCTAAAGGGCCTAGCTTTCTTTGGCAAACCTAACAATTGAATGCAGCCAAGATAGAATTTCCTGTATCACAATCACTTGAtgtgcttgtttaaaatgcagtttcccagggacctccctggtggtcagGTGAttaagacttccccttccaatgcagggggtgtgggttcaatccctggtcagggagctaagatcccacatgccttggggccaaaaaatcaaaacataaaacagaagcaatattgtaacaaaattgataaagactttaaatacggtccacatcaaaaattcttaaaaaaataaaaaataaaatgcagtttcCCAGCCCAGTCTCCAGATATTCTAATTTATGATGTTTGAGGGAGAACCCAGGGATATATTTTGCACAAACAaaccaaataattctttttagtattttcagtTTTGAGAGCATCTGTGTAAGACCATATTTTAACTTTCTACCATGTTTTCTTAATTCAATGTGAAAATAAGCTATGATGATAAAGAATCCTGAGCTTCACAGGATGACTTGTCACTTCCCAACGACCACGAGTgggtttttggttgttgttgtttatttgccATTGTATTAATCTCTCCTAAATGTTCTTAAATAATCCCACCTCACTTGTCTTTCCACCACTGCAGTTGTGGAGCACCTTTTTCCGTCCAGAATTGGTCCAAACTTGCCTGGAAAGCTCACTGAGGAAACTTCAACTGAGCTATGTGGATCTTTATCTTACTCATTTCCCAATAGCTATGAAGGTTAGTGAAAGTTATTTTACTTTGGTTATCAACATCATTAGTAGCTAAATAAAAAGAGGATATAGTTTGTGAAAATGAGAAGAATCATATATAAtactttaatattctttttgttttttcttttttctgcaacTATCCCTATCCCAGTTCACTATTCCAGCCCCAGACTGATGGGTTTACTGGTTTCAATGTATTTGCCTTGATCTTGTGGACAACTGTCTATATTTTCAAGTCCCTGTACTCTTGAATTTCAACCTCATGCCCACTGGTGTCTGGGGAACGTCCCAGTGTGGAGACCTGTGAAGGCACAGAAAATTTAATGAGGATGAGACTCAGCCCTTGAGATGGTGACAAGTCCCTCTCTCAAAAGACCACCTCCAGGTGGAAAGCAGGGATGGAAGAGCCTTATCCCACAAGGATCTGGGACAAAGGAGCCCATTCAGCTATGGCACCACTCTGGGCTCTCACTAGGATGGGGTGTTGGGTATCTCAAGTTGTCCTTGACacaaacaatatttattaaacctttagaggttaaaaatatttctaagaagtGTACTTTCTCAATGTACTAAGAATAAGGATAGATGGTTCCATTAGCCTCAAGGTCTAAAGGCTCCAAACATCTTGGCTGAGGCCAGACATAGCTTGATCCAACCTCTTCTTCTTTCCTATATTCCAGCCTGGGGAGGACTTTTTCCCAAAGGACACATATGGAAACATCATTTTTGACACAGTGGATCTCTGTACCACATGGGAGGTGAGTGCAGCTCCAAAGAGGCCATGTCTCTGCACCCTGGGGTGGAGAGGACAGAAATGGAATTGAGGAGAGGAGGATGTAGTCCAATTCTGCCCCCCGTGTAGATTTGGGCAAATCCCTGAATatccctctgcctcagtttcacATTTCTTCTATTTAGTAATTCAATAAGTAGTTATTGAGTGCTTATGATTACTGAGTACTTCTAAGTACTCAGGCTACATCCATGAACAAAACCAAGGTCTCTGACCCCATAGAGTGGTAGGTGCTactggtgggggggagggatgcaGTGGTATAAGAAAGAGTAAGGGAACTGAGTGTGCCAGGCTGGGTTTGGGGCACAGATAGgcaattaaaaacagaatggaCAGGGCAGGTCTCtttgagaaggtggcatttgaccAAAGACTTGcaggaaatgaggaaattgaTTAAATGGATAATGAAATTGATTAATTGATTAATGGATTAAGTAGATTAAGTGTGTATCTGGAGGAAGAGTGATGCAGGCATAAAGAAAATCAAGGCAAAGATTTTAAAGTAGGAGAGAGCTTACCATGTTCAAAAACCAGCAAAGGGGCAtgtgtggctggaacagagtgaaTTTGGTGGACAATAATAGGAAATGAGGTCAAAGAGAAAACAGGGAGCTGGTGGTCTGGGAGATGGCATGGCCACTTCCTGTTTCCCAGGCTGCAACTGACTCCACCTCCATTCTCCTGGCGCTTGTTCTACTATTGTTCTATCATAGTTTTTTAGGTGCTAGCTAAAGATCGTACTGGCTCTCTTAGCCCTGCCTTGGCTGCTTGCATTCTTACTCTATCTCCTTACCcatttcaaaaactattttatttcccATTCACCTCCTATTGGCCAATTCTTGTCTTATTTACTGACATCTGCATCACGTATTGTCTCTCATCCACAGCATGCTACCATTTGTTATGCTTCTCTAGCCAGTTACTCCTCACCACCTcttcctccccaggccctggagaAGTGTAAGGATGCAGGACTGGCCAAGTCCATTGGGGTGTCCAACTTTAACCGCAAGCAGCTGGAGATGATCCTGAATGAGCCAGGGCTCAAGTACAAGCCCGTCTGCAACCAGGTGAGCCCCACCAATTGGCCCCCCAACCTCTTATCCCTCATCAGCTTACTCTTCCCTCACTTCAACAAAGTCACCAATGGCGCTCCCCCTTATGTACTGTACCTTTGGACACTAGCTGCTTCaagaaaacagaatgtttttTAAGTTACTGAAGATCTAAAGGCTatgccactttatttttatttcttttatttgtttttgttctcatGTCACTTTATAAGAAACATTTAGGAGTCAGGCTGAAGTATAATCTAGTAGGTGTTATAGTGGTTGGTCCTAAAAATTCAGAGCTAGCAAATGGCTGACTTTTCTCAAAAAAGGTCAGTAAAGTTGGAACACTCATGTGTCAAAGAAAATGGGTAATTCATCTTTAACAGCTCTTTTGAGTTCTGTGTCATGAGATAACCATTGAGACTCTTGATGGTACAAAATCACTCCCAAACAAtgcgaatgtacttaatgccattgaactgtgTACTTAAATATGGGTAAAGTGGTAAATAATGTATGTTATGTAGATTTTACtaccataaaaaatttaaagttaaaaaatttttagaagtcTACTTTGTTAAGATAAATTCACTTTAATGAGCAGCACATCcattcctgatcttggagaataatgaaagaaatcatgaGTGTAGAAATAACTGGCAATACTTGTGCCCAGCAGAGGACCAATATTCCCATGTTATCTCATCTCCTTTTAGACGTCTCACATGTAGACTGAGAGAGGATGAATCTAATATCAACCCATAAATTAGATATTAGTAAGGCTTATTGTTTTCTTACTTGtagatgaaaaatacaaacaggagttctaaaaaattttaatttatgtccTTTGGGAGATTTACCTCTGCTTTGGATATCACCaatttgagaaaggaaagaaaattggtttttaaaaattcttataaaattttaataattttgtgacAGATGTTAGCTAGAATTACTGTGacgatcattttgtaatatat is a window encoding:
- the LOC118891073 gene encoding aldo-keto reductase family 1 member C3 homolog isoform X1 produces the protein MSQMRLFSLKMNDGCFMPMLGLGTSAPPQVAKSEVEKAIKRAIDVGYRHIDSAYMYQNEEEIGRAIQMKIAAGTVKRSDLFYTTKLWSTFFRPELVQTCLESSLRKLQLSYVDLYLTHFPIAMKPGEDFFPKDTYGNIIFDTVDLCTTWEALEKCKDAGLAKSIGVSNFNRKQLEMILNEPGLKYKPVCNQVECHPYLNQSKLLEFCKSKDILLVAYATLGSDVRKKWVKKDNPVLLQDPVLNTIAEKHRRTPAQVTLRYQLQRGVAALAKSFNEKRLKENFQVFEFQLTPEDMQSLDGLNRNMRYFEEDSLSHHPNYPFHDEY
- the LOC118891073 gene encoding aldo-keto reductase family 1 member C3 homolog isoform X2, producing MSQMRLFSLKMNDGCFMPMLGLGTSAPPQLWSTFFRPELVQTCLESSLRKLQLSYVDLYLTHFPIAMKPGEDFFPKDTYGNIIFDTVDLCTTWEALEKCKDAGLAKSIGVSNFNRKQLEMILNEPGLKYKPVCNQVECHPYLNQSKLLEFCKSKDILLVAYATLGSDVRKKWVKKDNPVLLQDPVLNTIAEKHRRTPAQVTLRYQLQRGVAALAKSFNEKRLKENFQVFEFQLTPEDMQSLDGLNRNMRYFEEDSLSHHPNYPFHDEY